TTAAATtaatattgcatatttgaattttgttgattttgtagTCTTAACAATTTAGTAGCAAATATGTTTTCAGCTTTATACTGTGTCAGAGCTTTAAGCATAAGAAGTTTGTATCTAAAGTTTATATCTAGCTTCATATTTGTACATGTTGaagtacattttaataaaaataattcaggccAATAATGGAAACTGTGGCAAAATCAGTCCTTTCCAAGAGGTCATACATTACTCGATTTTGTCACAGATGGCACTGATTGATTATTAATATCCCTGGAGGGAATCGATTTACAGCAAACTACTCCACAGACAAAGAGCAGACAGGAAAACATTTTCTAGAGCTGCGCCCAACCTTCGCACTCGGGGATGTCGCAGTAGTCGAATCTAGTGTTGGGGTCTGTGGTGTAGCACCAGGGCCCCTTCTCATCGTTGTCTGGGTTTCTGCAGTAGTTCTCCTCCAGGCCTGCTTGAGGTAACTTTTCAGGTGAATAGCTGTGGAGGATGGAAAAGAATCACTTTgactatatttttaaagtcagcaTGTTATCAGCAAGGCAGAATAAAATGCCCTCTCTTTCCCATCTGTCATCCAAATGCGTCTCGGCTACAACATTTGTGTTGTCTAAAGTTCAGTTTCTCTAGTGATAAGCCAGTTTCAGTGGAGTAGCTAATATTACCATTATCACTGTGTGGACAGCCAAGTCTTAGAAGTTGAGCCATTGTTTTTACGCACAACCCCTCAAAAGCCTGCCATGTTCACGATGCATCCCAAACACCTGCTTTTGTCAGGCACCCTCCTTTCCGTAAAAATAACAGAAGTTCTCCATTTTGTCTGTGTGAACGCTGCAAGAGGCATTATGCTAAAATCTGTCCATACATTCTCTGACTTAGTCTTAATAAAAACCCCTATCAGGAAAGTGCTATTataaactccattttacagatgagaaaactgaggcccagcaatGTAAAACAAGTCAAATCTTGCCTAAGCTTGAGCCATTCATAAGTAGCATCTCAAGAGTCTAAAGTCagatctgcctgactccaaaCTCCATGTCCTCTCTGAGCTGCATACAGAATGAATGGGAGTTGGAGGCTGGAGTTAGGCTCATTTTCAGAGGTGAGTTGCAGATCAAAAGCCCAAGACTCAGAATCTAAAATGGCAGATTTGATTTTGGGTTCTTCTTGGTCCCTGCTCTTGGTAGACTTGGTCCTCTCAGGACCTCAGTCTCCACGTCCGTTAGGATAGGAATGGCCTAGATTATCTCTAAGGCCCTGAACAATCCATGATTTGGCCACTGGCTTAATCGCTTTACCTCGACGAGCCCTCATATGAGACCTGCCCACGTCATCGGGGTACATAAAGGCAATCTGTTTGGGGGCGGTCGGGGGAGGGTAAAAGACAACAACAGTGGTAACACTGTTAACGAAAACTTAGCGCCACCTAAGACCATACTGGGCAAAGCACCAAAAGAATGACACTAAAGTGAATAGTAGGCAAGTTGCAAGataatctgtttttcatttatattttatttactcttctgtTCTACACTGTTGAGATTAACACGTACTGTGTTCTATTTGGACTAATTCAGTCCTAAACGGAGTCATCTTTGGTCTTTGCTCAGACTCAGCCTAGAACGCATAGACTCATTGTCCTTTTGTACGGTTCTAAGTCTTCCAGAAAAGTATATACACAAGAATGAATGGAAAGCAACCATTTTCTACTTCTATGCCATAAATAATGGAACCACTCCACGCCAATAATCAGTAAGGTTCTCCCTGTACCCGCTAGTCGCAAATTCTGGTTTGGGTCAGAAGTAGTGGAATCATTCTAAGCATAAGGGGTGAGCACAGAAATGAGAGAGGAAGTCTTACTTGGGTATGTGTGGAGAACTGTTGCTCCATTTCTGACAGGTAACACCCCTTTTCGTTTTGGACATGGTCCCCCGGtaattctttccatttccagTCTTGCACTCCGAAAGATATACTGCAATGAATTTCAAACAGTGGTCAAACCCTTCCACAACAGAACAAATCATGAATAAGCCCTGCACTGTTTGGACATGTTGAGAGAAAGGACTTGTAAACCAGGCAACACCATTGCGCACTATCTAAAAAGACAGCCTTGGATAAATTTGGagtccgagatttgcagatactactatatataaaatagacaagcaacaagtttcttctgtatagcacagggaactatattcaatatcttatagtaacctataatgaaaaagaatatgaaaacgcatatatgtgtgcatatgtatgactgaagcattgtgctgtacaccagaaattgacacaacattgtaaacagactatacttcaattaaaaaaaaagttaaaaaaataagacagccTTTTGCATCTAAGTAAGAGTTACAGTTAGCTAAGCCATTTGGGGCATGGATTCATTTCTTCAAAGCTACAGCCCCTCCGTGTGCTGGGCATCGCTGGGGACACTGGGGACATGTGGAGTAGAGACAGGCAGaggccctgccctcatggagcttacagtccagtggACTCAGGGGGGCTGGTTACAGGAAGTATTCAAGGACGCAGATTGTGAAAGAGAGAACCTCGTGGCGACAGGTGTAACAGGAAATAAATGGCGTCATGAGAGAGTGgatgggaaaggggtgggggcttCTCCGCAGGGTGGCAGCAGGCTCCAGAGGTTGAAAGTTATCCAAGCCATTTCTACTTTGGGAGCTCCCAGTAgtatttcaaatatgaaaaagtgCTAAACCGGGCGATACAATTGTGGTCTACTTTCAATGTTTACAGTGGATGCTCTCAACCAGCCTTCACTTTAACTCACTGACTAGCCAGTgggcctcatcctgtctttaaAATACGCTGTCAGGTGCCCGCCTGTGGCCTGGTGCTCTCTTCTACTCTGTTTCCATTGATTGGGTTATATGCTTaccaagtcatttatttttatttccaaaactttctGTACGGCTCTATTTGATTGAAAATGATCAAAACTGCGAAATGAATATGGATAAAAAACAGCTTTTTATACTAAGTTGAATTTTCAAGGACTTGAAAGAGTTGAACAGTTTTAAAAGCTGTTATCAAATCCACTGAGTGCAATCCACTCAGAGTTGATATGAGTTTGAAGGAAGGGGCATCATACAAATACAAAGATACTATAGAGTCAGAGTGATGGATGGATGCCTCTAGACCTGCTCGACTTCAAAGAGAAGGACTCTGATTATCATAGACCATTCACTGGATTGTGGTTTATGCAAGAAATGAACCAGATAACTCCTGCTGGTGGCCccagattcaaagaaaaaaaccctctGCTTTACATCAAAAGGTGCCAACATAAACTTGctttttcaatgaaaatataaaaaatttaaggaatatttttatcatctttcaTGGTTCCCCACTGAAGCcaagtttttaaagtaattgaTTGATTAACAGAATTCGGAAGGAACTAGCTGAAATAACCCTTGATCTTCCTCCTAACGGCCGACTGGGTCTGCAGGAGGTAACATTTGTGACTGGAGATTGACCACACTTGGTCCACCAGGCTCTGTATATGCAGGTGGTGTGTTTTTTCTGAACACCACATTTTCACTGCTTATCCTTTTAAGCCACTGAAGGTTACTTTCCACACCAGAATCTGTCCCTGCAACATCAGCAGTCAGGGAGTCACCTGCCTGGACATCCTTAAAGACAACTGGAATCCTGCTTTGACTTTCTCAAAGCTGTCAATTTGTTCTCTTTTGATGAACTGCAACCCTGTGGATCCTCTGGTTGGAAGCATAGCCACTCAGTATTTGACCAAGAGAGGAGAACATCACAGGATAGCCAGACGGTGGACCAAGAGATACGCATCATTCACATCGTTTGTATGCAGTGTGACGGAGCAGAAGGCGTCTTCTCACTGCGCTGCGCATCTTTATAGCCTTTGCAATACGGACTTCTGTGTATGTGTTATACTGattctactctctgctttcaTCCTTTGGAGACTGGGAAGCTCTCCAAAAAGGTAAATGCTATCAAGAGTAGAACTTTGTAGCTGTAggttagttatttttaaaacgtCCACTTGCAGGGGGTGGAtttagctcagcggtagagcacatgcttaacatgtaCAGGGTCCTgagctcaatccccagtatctccgttaaaacaaacaaacaaacaaacaaatgcctACTTGCAAGTCTTGCTTCTTGGGTgtatcaaaatgtattttgtgaTGTACTAAGGATATTGGTCCTGAAGTCTACCAAATATTATAGTGCATTTTAGCCCAATTCATTATCAGTATGAAGTTATAAAAGTTGCTGGAGATGACTAAGAATTATGGTCATTTGCATTAAACCCAGATCTGTTTCTGAGTATGTGGCTCATGCTGTGGTGAAAAATGTTTTACCTTTTACCTTTGTCAGTTTGTAATGAAaggatttcctttttccctttgcagCTCAGAAAGCACCTGATGTATCATCTCAAACACAATAAACGTGCTCctgaaggcattttttaaaaagtagttgatAAATTATCTGGGGAAAGTATTTCTAACACAGCTACAGCAACTTCTGCTTTAAACCCAGCACTGTGTATAAAGATTGTGGACATATCTTCATTGAGATATGTTATTACGGTAGACACGTTACACTCATCAAAAATGTAAACTCAAGGAACTTTGGAGGCCAGGGGTGAAGGGAGACTTTTCAAAGGAGGTGATGCTTGAGCTGAGACTAGGGAGATGAGAAGGAGCTGGAAGAACAGAGGAGGGTCCCGGGCAGGAGGGGTGTGCGCTTGGCagctggcagagcagagagaagcccAGTGTAGAGCAGCTGCTGAGTGAAGCGCACGAGGCAGTCTTAATGCAGCGCCCCGTAGCAAACGGTGagtatttggattttattctaagggcACAAAGGGTTCGAAGCAGGGAAGTTACAGACCAGCCACTGCCGTGGCCCAGCCAGTGATGATGGCGGCTTAGACCCAAGTGGGGCAGTGGCCGTGGCGACAAGTGGAGATAGGTCTGTAATCTGACACTGGCTGTTCCCAGAAAAACCCTGGCAGGTAATTTAGCGGCAGGTCAATATTCCACAGTAAGGAAACAAGCATCCAAAAATGACTGACTTTTGACTTTTTACCTCTCTTTTGTTTGTATGTACCCTCCAAAGTGTATATAACCTTTTGCTTCCTTCCATCACCTTGAAAACAAGCCACTGTCCAACCATCCATACTGAGCCTAGCAGTCACCCCCATGATCCTTCTGGTTAACAATTTACAAACGACTTGTTTAAATGTTAGCATTTTGCAGGGAGAATCCCACCagcctttttattaaaaaaaactgatggaTAGTGGGGAATCTTATATCTTCCTTTATTCACTATTTGTAAGAACTAGTAACTTCAATAGATAAACTTTAGATTTAATCTGCCCTTTAGTCTCAAGAATTAGAGCTACACAGTGGACGGGAAGTGAGTAGCAGACACTCTGCTAATTAAACCTGAGAAGGTGAACCAATACATAAATAGAATCCTTACCTAAAGAGATGCTTCTCAAAATGTTATTTAGAGTTTTGTGGGAAGACTAGAGAGAATAAGTCATCatcaaaaaatacatgaaataggatgtttctggttgtttttaaCACCTGTGATACAGAATATTTGGAGAGCAAAACTGTTATCCAAATGGTCTTAATATCTAGCCAACAACAGAGAATAGGAGGTAGCTTTAAAAGCATCACACATTCACTTAAATCTTCGAACATGTTTAATGAACTTTCTCATA
This portion of the Camelus ferus isolate YT-003-E chromosome 8, BCGSAC_Cfer_1.0, whole genome shotgun sequence genome encodes:
- the LOC116665527 gene encoding LOW QUALITY PROTEIN: ubiquitin-conjugating enzyme E2 E1-like (The sequence of the model RefSeq protein was modified relative to this genomic sequence to represent the inferred CDS: inserted 1 base in 1 codon), producing MELTVQWTQGGWLQEVFKDADCERENLVATGGNICDWRLTTLGPPGSVYAGGVFFLNXHIFTAYPFKPLKVTFHTRICPCNISSQGVTCLDILKDNWNPALTFSKLSICSLLMNCNPVDPLVGSIATQYLTKRGEHHRIARRWTKRYASFTSFVCSVTEQKASSHCAAHLYSLCNTDFCVCVILILLSAFILWRLGSSPKR